DNA sequence from the Alkaliphilus metalliredigens QYMF genome:
GGAAATGATGTCATACTTTATCCAACCAATCAATTAGATTTTGAAAACATTTGGATAGAGTATTTTGACTTGCATACGGACTATCAAATGATTCAAGAACATTTACAGGCAATAGATCCCGTGATGAAAAAGGCCATTGGGTTTGGACGTGGGATCCGAATTTTACGACAGGATCCATGGGAAACAATCATTTCCTTTATTATTTCGGCAAACAACAATATACCACGAATTAAAAGGGCAATCGACTTAATGAGCCGAGGATATGGACAGCCTGTTGAAGATTTTAGGGGAGGGGCAAATTATACATTTCCTGATGCAGCTACCCTCTCAAAGAGAACTGTAGAGGAGCTGTTGGCCTGTAATACAGGATATCGGGCACCCTATATTTTGAAAACTGCCCAACAGGTTAGCACTGCAAATATAGAATTTCAAAATCTAAAAAAACTAGATAGAGAGTCCTGTCAAAGGCAATTAATGACATTTAATGGTATTGGTCCAAAGGTGGCTAATTGCGTTCTCTTTTTTTCAATGGGAAAATTTGACGCTTTTCCTGTGGATGTATGGGTGAAACGTGTGATGGAAGCCTTATACTTTGAACAGAAAACCTCCCATGAGAAAATACAAGCCTTTGCTGAAAAAAGCTTTGGTGAGTACGCTGGATATGCTCAACAATATTTGTTTTACTACGCAAGAGAGCTGGGAATTGGGAAATCCAAAGCATAGGAAAGAGTATATACAAAAGAATATAGGGGGACTCAAAATGTTAGGGACGATTTATAATGTAATCGCAATCATTGTAGGGGCTTTGCTGGGTGTAATCTTAAGAAAAGGAATACCAGAGGGACACAAAAAAACAATTATGCAAGGGATCGGCCTCAGTGTAATGGTCATTGGGCTATCAGGTGCCCTGAAAACCGAAAATATCTTGTTGATGGTTTTTAGCATTGTAATTGGTGGCGTCATCGGA
Encoded proteins:
- a CDS encoding DNA-3-methyladenine glycosylase family protein — protein: MNLDIVYEKDHVIIKEIHTFEPKHTFECGQCFRWEREEDGSYTGVVYDKVLNVKKIGNDVILYPTNQLDFENIWIEYFDLHTDYQMIQEHLQAIDPVMKKAIGFGRGIRILRQDPWETIISFIISANNNIPRIKRAIDLMSRGYGQPVEDFRGGANYTFPDAATLSKRTVEELLACNTGYRAPYILKTAQQVSTANIEFQNLKKLDRESCQRQLMTFNGIGPKVANCVLFFSMGKFDAFPVDVWVKRVMEALYFEQKTSHEKIQAFAEKSFGEYAGYAQQYLFYYARELGIGKSKA